Part of the Olsenella profusa DSM 13989 genome, GACGTCGTGCCCGAGGGCGTTGCCCGCTCGTTCACCGCGCTGATTCCCGCCCTGTTCATCGCGCTGGTCTCCATGCTCGTCCAAGGCCTGCTCGCTGTTCTGGGCACCGACTTCTACCAGCTTATCTCCATTCCATTCGGCTTCGTCGTCAACCTCACGAACACCTGGTTGGGCATCCTGGTCATCTACTTCCTGATCCATGCCCTCTGGCTGGTGGGCATCCACGGCGCCACCATCGTCACGTCCTTCCTGCAACCCATTGCCCTGGCAAACTTCGCCTCCAACGCCACGGGTGCCACCAACTACGTCTGGGCCGGCGAGTTCAACAACTCGTTCGTCACGGTCGGTGGCTCCGGCGGCACGCTGCTCCTGACGTTCATGCTGCTCTTCCTGGCCAAGTCCGAGCAGCTCAAGGCCATCGGCACGGCCGAGGTCGTTCCCGCCATCTTCAACATCAACGAACCGCTGCTCTTTGGTCTGCCCATCGTGTATAATCCCGACCTGGCCCTCCCCTTCTTCCTCGCCCCCATGGCCGAGGCGACGATCGCCTACTGGGCCATCACGCTCAAGATGATCCGCCCGGTCATGGCGAACATGCCGTGGCCCACTCCCATCGGGATCGGCGCCTTCATATCGACCGGCGGGGACTGGCGTGCCATCATCGTCGCCATCCTCTGCGTGCTGGCCGCAGGCGCCGTGTACCTCCCGTTCTTCAAGCGCTACGATGCCAAGCTATACAAGGAGGAGCAGGAGAAGCTTGCAGGGAACGAGGCCACCGAGGCCGCTGCCTAGCACGACTTGAGCCCACGCCCCCCCATCCTCCGGCACCTGTGGCAAGCATCGCCGCCCCGTCCTTACGGCCTGGGCGGCGATGCTGCATGACATGTCCTTGGCGATGCGAGGTCAGGTCCTTCCCGTGGGAGACGGCGCGAGGCCGTCCGCACTAGCCCACGTCCTCGCCGTTGCTGGCAATCACCCTCTGGTAGTAGTAGAAGCTGTCCTTGCGGGTGCGGTGCAGGTCTCCCGTGCCATCATCGTGCTTGTCCACGTAGATGAAGCCGTAGCGCTTGCGCATCTCGCCCGTACCGGCGGAGACCACGTCGATGGGCCCCCACCAGGTGTAGCCCATGAGGTCCACGCCGTCCGCCACGGCCTCGCGCATGGCCTTGATGTGGCTGCGCAAATAGTCGATGCGATAGGGGTCGTGGATGCGTTCCTGGCCATCCTCGACGACCACCTCGTCATAGGCACCCATGCCATTCTCCACCACCATAAGGGGAATCTGGTAGCGGTCGTAGATCTCGTTGAGCGAGAAGCGCAGCCCCTCGGGGTCGATCTGCCAGCCCCAGTCCGTCTGCCTGAGGTAGGGGTTCTTGCCGCCCAGGGACATGTTGCTACCAGTCTCCTCGATGTCCCCGTGCGTGCCCACGACGTTGCTCATGTAGTAGGAGAAGGCGTAGAAGTCGACGGTGCCTTCACGCAACAGCTCCTCGTCGCCAGGCTCCATCCTCACCTGGATGCCGTTCTCCTCCCAGAAGCGCCTGGCATAGCTGGGATAGGAGCCGCGCACCTGCACGTCGGAGCAGTACCAGTTCATGCGGCGCATCTCCGCCTGATTGGCCAGCTGGTCGGCGGGATCGCAGGTGGCTGGGTACGTGAGTATGAAGCAGTCCATGTTGCCCATCCTCACCTCGGGATAGTGCTCGTGCGCATACTTCACCACCTTGGCCGAGGCGACGAACTGATTGTGCAGGGCGTTGTAGCGCTCGTTGATGTCGTCGCGCACATCGGCCGCGGTGCCCGTGAAGCCCTTGAGCGTGCCGAGCGAGAGCGTGACGCCCATCTTCATGGTGCCCGTGTTGATCTCATTGAACGTGAGCCAGTACTTCACCTTGTCGTGCCAGCGGTCGAGGATGCACCTGCCATAGGTGAGGAAGAAGTCCACCAGGCGGCGGTCCTTCCAGCCATCGTACTTTGCCGCCAGGTTGTAGGGCAGCTCGTAGTGGCTGATGGTCACCAGGGGCTCGATGTTGTGCTCATGCAGGCAGTCGAACACCCTGTCGTAGAACGCGAGGCCCGCCTGGTTGGGCTGTGTCTCCTCGCCCGTGGGAAACAGGCGCGCCCAGTTGATGGACATGCGGAACACCTTGAAGCCCATCTCGGCAAAGAGGGCTATGTCCTCCTCGTAGTGATGGTAGAAGTCCGTTGCCTCCCAGCTGGGATAGAGGGCATGGGGATCAAACTGTGCATCGATCTGACGCGGCGTGTTGACATCGCCGCCACGCATGTGGTCGGGCACCGAGGCGCCCTTGCCGTCCACGTCCCATGCGCCCTCGTACTGGTTTGCCGCCGTGGCACCGCCCCAGAGGAACCCCTCCCGCATCTTCATGGCATCCTCACTCTCCCGTGCGCGCACGGCAGCCCATCTGTCGTGCGCAAAACGTCTTGTGGTTTCATAGTTACTAATTACCTGCTCGTTCACAAGCATATATGCCTATGATGGAACAGGATGAAACGCTCCGAGGAAAGGGGTCGCGGGATGATGGACGCCAACCTGCTCCAACGCGTCAGGCTGCTCGCACAGGGTCCCACGGGATCGAGGCACGCCATCGCACGGCTGCTCATGAGCGAGGGCTCGGGCCTCGGCGGGCTCACGATGGGCGAGGTGGCCCAGCTGAGCTACACCTCCAAGCCCTCGCTCGTGCGCTTTGCCCAGGAACTTGGCTTTACGGGATGGCGCGCGTTCGCGGACGCGTTCGTCGGCGCTGCACTTGCCCACGAGGAGCGCTCGCTCACTGGGCACAGCGTGGATCCCAACTTTCCGTTTGACGAGGACACGCCCATAGGGCGGCTCGCCACCAGCATCGCGCACCTGGAGGGGCATGCCCGGGGCTGCGTGCTGGATGCCTTGAATGAGGATGCCCTCACGGAAGCCGGGAGACGCATGACGGGGGCGCGCCAGCTGGTGTACTTCGGTGTCGCCCAGAACCGCTTCTTCGGGCAGAACCTCTCCTATCGCCTGCGGCAGATCGGCATGGACTGCCTGGTGCCCGAGCAGCATGACGCAGATCTGGTGGCGCATGGCATGGGTCCGGGGCACTGCGCGGTGCTCGTCTCGTACTCCGGGTCGGGCGAGCACAGGGCGCCGGCGGTCTTTCTACCCTGCCTCACGAGGCGCGGCGTTCCCTGCGTGGTCGTCACCAACTCAGGTGACAACTACCTGCGTCATCACTGCGACTGCTGCCTCACCTTCCCGCCCGAGGAGCACCTCTATAGCAAGATCGCGGGCTACTACAGCGAGACGGCGACGAGCTTCCTGCTCGACCTGCTCTTCTCGATGTGCTTCCGACAGCACTACGCCGAGAACGCCCAACGCAAGCTGGATGCCGTCATCGCGAACGAACGTCGCATGCAGGCGACCGACATACTGCCTGAGTGAGGGTGATGGGCATGACATGCTTCCATACGTGGTACGACTCGCCCCTCGGCAGGCTCTGCCTGTACAGCGACGGCACGAGCCTCATTGGCGTGGAGTTCGAGCAGAGCCGCCACCCCGGTCCCGCCACGCGCATGGCGACCGAGCGGCGCGCTGACGCCCCACCCTTTGGCAGCACACGCCGCTGGCTTGACGCCTACTTCGCAGGCGGGCGGCCGCGGCCGGCGGACATGCCCGTACGACTGCTGGGCACACCGTTCCAACGGCGCGTATGGCGACGCATTGCCTCCATCCCCTACGGGACGACCGTGACGTATGG contains:
- the celB gene encoding PTS cellobiose transporter subunit IIC; translation: MFKLLEKYLMGPMQKFSMYKLVRAITTAGMASISFTVVGSIFLILSIIPQVFPALAGVFAASFDKITDLYMLGYYASVSTIAIYFLIATTHEYARIFADEDDVDVKPLNAVLLSVFMLFMLMPQLHFADGIIACVTTVAQDESGSYAGSIINGWSIAGSGIERLGAIGIFEAIIVSWASVRLYVLCVTEHIVIKLPDVVPEGVARSFTALIPALFIALVSMLVQGLLAVLGTDFYQLISIPFGFVVNLTNTWLGILVIYFLIHALWLVGIHGATIVTSFLQPIALANFASNATGATNYVWAGEFNNSFVTVGGSGGTLLLTFMLLFLAKSEQLKAIGTAEVVPAIFNINEPLLFGLPIVYNPDLALPFFLAPMAEATIAYWAITLKMIRPVMANMPWPTPIGIGAFISTGGDWRAIIVAILCVLAAGAVYLPFFKRYDAKLYKEEQEKLAGNEATEAAA
- a CDS encoding glycoside hydrolase family 1 protein, translating into MKMREGFLWGGATAANQYEGAWDVDGKGASVPDHMRGGDVNTPRQIDAQFDPHALYPSWEATDFYHHYEEDIALFAEMGFKVFRMSINWARLFPTGEETQPNQAGLAFYDRVFDCLHEHNIEPLVTISHYELPYNLAAKYDGWKDRRLVDFFLTYGRCILDRWHDKVKYWLTFNEINTGTMKMGVTLSLGTLKGFTGTAADVRDDINERYNALHNQFVASAKVVKYAHEHYPEVRMGNMDCFILTYPATCDPADQLANQAEMRRMNWYCSDVQVRGSYPSYARRFWEENGIQVRMEPGDEELLREGTVDFYAFSYYMSNVVGTHGDIEETGSNMSLGGKNPYLRQTDWGWQIDPEGLRFSLNEIYDRYQIPLMVVENGMGAYDEVVVEDGQERIHDPYRIDYLRSHIKAMREAVADGVDLMGYTWWGPIDVVSAGTGEMRKRYGFIYVDKHDDGTGDLHRTRKDSFYYYQRVIASNGEDVG
- a CDS encoding MurR/RpiR family transcriptional regulator, with the protein product MMDANLLQRVRLLAQGPTGSRHAIARLLMSEGSGLGGLTMGEVAQLSYTSKPSLVRFAQELGFTGWRAFADAFVGAALAHEERSLTGHSVDPNFPFDEDTPIGRLATSIAHLEGHARGCVLDALNEDALTEAGRRMTGARQLVYFGVAQNRFFGQNLSYRLRQIGMDCLVPEQHDADLVAHGMGPGHCAVLVSYSGSGEHRAPAVFLPCLTRRGVPCVVVTNSGDNYLRHHCDCCLTFPPEEHLYSKIAGYYSETATSFLLDLLFSMCFRQHYAENAQRKLDAVIANERRMQATDILPE
- a CDS encoding methylated-DNA--[protein]-cysteine S-methyltransferase; this translates as MTCFHTWYDSPLGRLCLYSDGTSLIGVEFEQSRHPGPATRMATERRADAPPFGSTRRWLDAYFAGGRPRPADMPVRLLGTPFQRRVWRRIASIPYGTTVTYGEIARAVGSAPRAVGGATGRNPLPLVIPCHRVVGADGSLVGFGGGMRRKAWLLGHEGRTMTRLSAPARGPAL